The segment CGACCATCAGCCACGCTTTATGGCGCCGCTTGATCTCGATGAACCGGGGCAAGTCGGGGAAATCCCCTTCCATGCCGAACACCCCTTCGGTCACGATCAGCACGCGGCGATAGTCGCGGCGAATGTCGTGCAGGATATGGTCGAGCTCTTCCCAGTCGTTGTGCGGGAAGGGACGACGACGTGCGCCGCTAAGGCTGGCGCCTTGAATGATGCTGTTGTGAGCCAGCGAGTCATGCAGCACCAGGTCGCCGGTTCGCACCAGATGGCCGATCGTCGTTTCGTTGGTCGCATGTCCGCCGAGCATCGCCACGGCGGCGTCGACGCCGATCCAATTGGCGATCGCTTGCTCTAGTTCGGCGTGAATCGGACGTTCGCCAGAGACCAGACGGCTGGCCGAAACGCTGGTTCCGTATTGGTCGATCGCCTGCTTGGCCGCTTCGCAAACGCGCGGATGCTGCGCGAGTCCAAGGTAGTTGTAGCCGGCGAAGTTCACCAGCTCGGCGCCGTCGATCGACGTCATGCTGCCGGTCGATTTGTCGTGCGACTGGAAGTAGGGATTCGGCATCCCGAGCGATTCAAGCTCGTCGGCGGTCTGCTTCACCTGGCGATATTCAGGAAGCGCGGCGAAGCTGTACATTTCGGCCGGAACGTCGTCCGCGACCGCCTGCGGGCGAGGTTCACCGCCTAGATAGATTTCGACCGCTTCGGTCACTTCGCGGCAGGTCTTCAACGTCGGCAGGATATGATCCGGGAACTGGACGCCATACGCGTCTTCGATTGACGCGATGATCTCCATTCGCTCCAGCGAATCGAGTCCCAGAGACAGCAGGTCGGTGTTCATTTCCAAGTTGGTAGCGCGCTCTTTGGCGACCGCATGGATCTTTTCCATGACCAGCTTGGTAGTGCGATCTCGCAGTTCCGGATCGGAGACGGCGAGCCCTTCAGCGTCGGCTCGGGCCAATTCGAGTTGCGAGCGACGGAGTCGAACCTTGCGGACTTCGTCGAGCATCTGGGATTCGTCCCAGCTGACCCAGCGATCGACGATCGCCAAGACGTTTTGCATGAAGTGATTGCGGCACGCGTGACGCTGAATCTTGCCGCTGGAGGTCTTGGGGATCGACCCGCGGCGGATCAGCGCGACGCCGTCGACCGCCATCTCGTGCTCGAGCGCAACTTCCTTCCGAATCGCGCTGATGACCTCGGCGTACTCTTTCTGACGCAGGCGGGGCGCTTCGACGACGATCACCAGGCGTTCTTTGCCGGCGATCTCGGCCGAGAAAGCGGCGGCCGTCGAATTCTCGAGGTGCTCATGCGCCGCACAAACGGTCGCTTCGATATCCTGCGGATAGCGGTTGACCCCGCGGACGATAATCAGGTCTTTCAGACGACCGGTGACGAAGAGTTCGCCATCCTTCAGAAAGCCCAAGTCGCCGGTTCGCAGGTAAGGTCCCGCCTTGGTGTCGGCCAGATGCGCGCGGAAGCAACGCTCCGTATCTTCTTCGTTGCGCCAGTAGCCTTTGGCGACGCTCGGGCCGGAAATCCAGATTTCGCCCACCTTGTTCGCCGGCTGCTGCGTCAGCGAATCGGGGTCGACAATCAGAATCTCTTGGTCGGGGAGGCAGTTACCGCAACCGACGATCGGCCGAGCGCCAGCTTCATCCGGATCGCAGTCGATGACGACCCCTTGATCGAGCACGTCCCCATCGACCGTCAGAACGACCGGCGGGCTCTTTTTCAAACCGCCGGAGATGATCAGCGTCGCTTCGGCCATGCCATAGCAAGGATAGAACGCTTCGCGGCGGAAGCCGCATGGTTCAAACGCTTCGGTAAAGCGATCGAGCGTCTCCGGCTTGATCGGTTCGGCGCCGTTGAACGCCAGTTCCCAGCTCGACAGGTCGAGCTTCTCGCGCTGCTCCGGCGTGATCTTGTTCACGCACAGTTCGTAGGCGAAATTCGGTCCGCCGCTGATCGTCGCCTGGCTTTTCGAGATTGCACGCAGCCAGCGATACGGCTGCTGCAAGAAAGCCATCGGCGACATCAATGTGGTCGGGTGACCGATCTGCATCGGCTGCAAGACGCCGCCGATCAACCCCATGTCGTGATACATCGGCAGCCAGAAGACGGCTCGCACGCTGCGCGTATGTTCGAACGCGTACGAGATGAGGGCCGAGTTGTGCATCATGTTGCTGTGCGACAACATGACCCCTTTCGGCGTGCCGGTCGAACCGGAGGTGTACTGCAAAAAGGCGAGCGTCCTGTCGTCAATGTCCGGCATCCGCCACTTTTCGGGATCGGCCAACTGCGGACCGTCGGTCGCGAGCCACTCGATCTGCTTCAGGTGGGGCGTCTCGTCCAGCATCGGCGTGACGCGGTCGAGCACGTCGCTGGTCGTCAGCGCGATCTTCGCTTCGGCGTCGTCGGCGATCGCTTGAATCCGCACCATGTTGCGGTTGCGGCGCGGCGGATAGGCCGGCACGGCCACAGCGCCGGCGTACAAGCAGGCGTAAAAGGCGATGATGAAATCGAGCCCCGGCGGGAAGAGCAGCAGGGCTCGTTCGCCGTGCATGTTCTTTGCCTGCAAGCGTGCAGCCAAAGCGCGAGCCGCTTGATCGAGCTGCGCGTAGGTCAGTTCGAGCTTCTCGTCTTCCCCGTCTACGAGATAGGTATAAGCCAGGTGCGGGCCCTGATGTTCCGCCCGATACCGCAGTCGATCAACGACGGTCGATGTTGGGGGGGAAAACGAACCAGCAGATTCGGTTGTCACGCGGCTATCGCCTCTGCAATTAGGGAAGGACTTCTTCTCAACGGCGCCCAGAATTGGCGCAGTGGGAGATATGGATTAGATCGGCGTATGGGACTTAACTGTTTTAACCAAGCTTCCCAACCTTACGGCCAGGGAGACTAGGTAGACTAAACCGGCATTTTATTGCATTTCGCGCCGCTGTCGAAGAAGCGGATCGCCGAATCGATCCCGGAAAGTTGATTTAACCGGAAGAATTTTGCAAAAGCGGCCAGCTTTGCGCCAAAAGATATCGAGCTCTGTTCGTGTTTCCGAATTCGGCGGCCTACGCCCAGCTTAAGCCGCTCGCCTTTTGCATCCGCTTTTCGTAATCGCCGATCAGCCCGCCGATGATGTCCCACCCTTCCGGGCGTCGAACTTCGATGTCCCCTTGCTGATTGATGCGGACGATCGTCGTTTCGCTGACGCCCGCCTTTTTCAGTTCGTCAGGGCTCATTTCGTCTTCGTGCAAAGCGCCGATCAGAGTGCCGCCAGTCATCTCGATGAATTTCATAGAATCGCCAACTTCGCAACAGATAAGACCAATGGCGGCGCGACAGCGTCGCTCAATCCAATCGTATTATCCTCGATCAAAGACCAAAATCCAAGTCGGCGGGGCCCCGTAACCCGCTGGCGTGGCGATCTGCCGGAAGCCCCACGATTTTGCGGGTGAATCAATAAAAATAGCCTGCATCATGATGCAGGCTATTTCCCGTCTTTGAGGGGTTCGGCGGAGAGAAAACTGGGCGGACTACTGAAGCGAAACGACTTCGCCGCCGTTTCGCGTGCCGATTGCCGACAGGATGTTCGCCGCCGTGTTTTCGCTCACGAAGCGAACCGATCCGTCCATCTGGGCGAATTGGACGCCGCCAGGATGCTGGCTGCTGAAGCCAGCGTAACCGACTTCGCCGGTGTCGGGGCTGTTGAGCGGAATGCCGGTCGAGCCGCTGAACGCCGAGTGGCGGTCTTGCGAGTTCGGAATCCCGATGTACCAGTAATTGAGGTATTTGCTTTCCTCGGTCTTCTTGTGGTTCCAGCGTTCGCCGATGCCGACCGTGTTGCTGGTGCCGTCGGTAATGTCGGCGAAGCGAGTCGTAATGTTTCGTCGTAAGAAGGGACCGTTGAATCGGGCATGGTTGTCTGAGCCGTCGTCCATGTAGTGATTGTTCGTTCCATGGCTCGAGTTGTAACCGACGGTCCCTGAGGTGACGACGCCGTAGTTGGCGCGATAGTGCGTAACCCCTTCCTGGGTGCTGGTGTTTGCATCCGGCGCCGACGGGCAGCGATAGGCTTCGATTTTGGTATTCAACAAGTTTTGATTGTTGCCGCTGTCATTCCAAACGATGCCGAAGCCCATCCCTTGGATCTTGTCGTAGATGTTCCCTTGTTCGATCTGCGGCAGGATGAAGGCGCTCCAGAAGGTCGCTTGCTGACTGCCTGGCTG is part of the Blastopirellula sediminis genome and harbors:
- a CDS encoding aminotransferase class I/II-fold pyridoxal phosphate-dependent enzyme, producing the protein MTTESAGSFSPPTSTVVDRLRYRAEHQGPHLAYTYLVDGEDEKLELTYAQLDQAARALAARLQAKNMHGERALLLFPPGLDFIIAFYACLYAGAVAVPAYPPRRNRNMVRIQAIADDAEAKIALTTSDVLDRVTPMLDETPHLKQIEWLATDGPQLADPEKWRMPDIDDRTLAFLQYTSGSTGTPKGVMLSHSNMMHNSALISYAFEHTRSVRAVFWLPMYHDMGLIGGVLQPMQIGHPTTLMSPMAFLQQPYRWLRAISKSQATISGGPNFAYELCVNKITPEQREKLDLSSWELAFNGAEPIKPETLDRFTEAFEPCGFRREAFYPCYGMAEATLIISGGLKKSPPVVLTVDGDVLDQGVVIDCDPDEAGARPIVGCGNCLPDQEILIVDPDSLTQQPANKVGEIWISGPSVAKGYWRNEEDTERCFRAHLADTKAGPYLRTGDLGFLKDGELFVTGRLKDLIIVRGVNRYPQDIEATVCAAHEHLENSTAAAFSAEIAGKERLVIVVEAPRLRQKEYAEVISAIRKEVALEHEMAVDGVALIRRGSIPKTSSGKIQRHACRNHFMQNVLAIVDRWVSWDESQMLDEVRKVRLRRSQLELARADAEGLAVSDPELRDRTTKLVMEKIHAVAKERATNLEMNTDLLSLGLDSLERMEIIASIEDAYGVQFPDHILPTLKTCREVTEAVEIYLGGEPRPQAVADDVPAEMYSFAALPEYRQVKQTADELESLGMPNPYFQSHDKSTGSMTSIDGAELVNFAGYNYLGLAQHPRVCEAAKQAIDQYGTSVSASRLVSGERPIHAELEQAIANWIGVDAAVAMLGGHATNETTIGHLVRTGDLVLHDSLAHNSIIQGASLSGARRRPFPHNDWEELDHILHDIRRDYRRVLIVTEGVFGMEGDFPDLPRFIEIKRRHKAWLMVDEAHSIGTMGATGRGIAEHFKIEPGDVDIWMGTLSKALGSCGGYIAGSADLVEYLKYTAPGFVFSVGMPPASAAAAIEALKILGEEPQRVSALHRNAEFFLRVARQAGLDTGRSRQTPIVPVILGDSMMTMFVAQRMLLQGVNVRPIIYPAVDESAARLRFFINSEHTEAQIRSTINILRQLCDEIRTEDSDFLSNGGANVRA
- a CDS encoding DUF1559 domain-containing protein, which translates into the protein MPTPFLRRRGFTLVELLVVIAIIGVLIALLLPAVQQAREAARRSQCQNNLKQLGLALHNYHDTYQSFPPTCVKEANQDQPGSQQATFWSAFILPQIEQGNIYDKIQGMGFGIVWNDSGNNQNLLNTKIEAYRCPSAPDANTSTQEGVTHYRANYGVVTSGTVGYNSSHGTNNHYMDDGSDNHARFNGPFLRRNITTRFADITDGTSNTVGIGERWNHKKTEESKYLNYWYIGIPNSQDRHSAFSGSTGIPLNSPDTGEVGYAGFSSQHPGGVQFAQMDGSVRFVSENTAANILSAIGTRNGGEVVSLQ